CTTCTTCTTACCGAAGAGACCCATCCGAATCGTCTCCTACATCAAAGCCGCAGCCAACGATAGTTACAGGAAGAAGTTAAAGTACTTTGTGAGCGTACAGTATGAGGCGAATGACTGTCAAGAGAAAAAGCGGCCACAAATGTATTGGGTTCTTTGGGTCATTATCGGGCAACTCCTCGTCGCCCGTCAAGCAGTTTCCGTGATCTCGAGAGGGGATTCCCCCCCAAGAGAAAGGACGTCTATGAGGTACCTCAACCGAGAGTACACCCATCGACAAGGGGCCCCAAGATGTGCGGGCTCTCACAATGGGGGGCTTTCCCCGGGTGGTCACGATTCGCCGAGGCCGTTCCACCACACTCCAGTCGGGTGACCCGGATGAAAGGTTCATGTGTCACTCGAGCTTCGAGCTCTTAAGCCCCATCGAAGAATCAAGTTTCTTGCGACGGTCAGGCCCAGCCGGCCTGCAGGGTTCGAGGATTCCCTACGCCACGCGCAAACGCCCTCCGACGCGCTTTTCGCGAGACGTTCGCCGTTGGGTCTTTCGAGCCAGGGTTTACCCGGTTTTCGGATCACGAACAGTGAGTTTTTGCGATCGGGATTGGGTGTCATCAATAATTGTGAAGAAATGTGGCCCGCATGACGGGTCGTCGGCTGGACGGTGAAAGTCTTTTTGCTTGACAACGCTAGCGAGGGCCACTAAATTAGGCCGTTGGGCGATTGCATGTCGCCCTAATTTTTTTTCGGAAGAGCTTCAGGGGAGACCGATTGACGACCACGTTTCCGAGCAAAGCCGAGATCTCGCACGCATGGCACGTCGTGGATGCGGAGGGACAGGTGCTTGGTCGATTGGCTAGTCGTATCGCTCGCGTTCTCGCGGGCAAACACAAGCCGACCTACGTACCCTTTCTCGACAGCGGAGACCACGTGATCGTAGTGAACGCCGACAAGGTGCTTCTCACCGGCAAGAAAGAGCGCGACAAGGTCTATTACCGGTATAGCGGCTATCCGGGCGGCATCCGCGCGACGCGTGCCGAAGACGTCAAGGCACGCTTCCCCGAGCGGCTCATCGAGAGTGCGGTTCGGGGTATGTTGCCCAAGACCCGTCTCGGAAGGGCTCAGATCA
This window of the Vicinamibacteria bacterium genome carries:
- the rplM gene encoding 50S ribosomal protein L13, translating into MTTTFPSKAEISHAWHVVDAEGQVLGRLASRIARVLAGKHKPTYVPFLDSGDHVIVVNADKVLLTGKKERDKVYYRYSGYPGGIRATRAEDVKARFPERLIESAVRGMLPKTRLGRAQIKKLKVYRGSAHPHQAQKPTTLALRTRTPR